The following proteins are encoded in a genomic region of Enterocloster clostridioformis:
- a CDS encoding sodium-dependent transporter gives MNKQKKTDSSQAAVHQNGGFGSSLGFVLACVGSAVGMGNIWMFPYRVGQYGGGAFLVPYILFIVLFGLVGLSAEFAIGRRARTGTLGAYEYCWEKIGKGRLGYFLAWIPLLGSLGIAIGYAIIVGWVIRALAGSVTGAILTADAAAYFSQATGEFGSIPWHVLVVVTAAGILMFGATKGIEKINKVLMPSFFVLFAILAIRVAFLPGAEEGYKFLFAPGWSDLLKVDTWVMAMGQAFFSLSITGSGMIVYGTYLAKTEDIPKASIRTAFFDTVAAMMAALAIMPAVFAFGIEPNAGPPLMFITLPEIFRQMPMGRLFAVIFFLSVAFAGITSLINMFEAVSESWQNRFKLPRKAAVALCSGIALLVGIFLESEPKVGSWMDFITIIVVPFGAVLGAVSIYYILGYKEIREELEEGREKPLGEFFGPLAKHVYVPLAVIVFILGIVYGGIG, from the coding sequence ATGAACAAGCAGAAAAAAACGGATTCATCACAGGCAGCCGTGCACCAAAACGGCGGCTTTGGAAGCAGCCTGGGATTTGTGCTGGCCTGTGTGGGTTCCGCAGTGGGTATGGGCAATATCTGGATGTTTCCGTACCGCGTGGGACAATACGGCGGCGGCGCGTTTCTGGTGCCCTATATTCTATTCATTGTATTATTCGGCCTGGTAGGGCTGTCGGCTGAGTTCGCCATTGGGCGCCGGGCCAGGACCGGAACCCTGGGAGCTTATGAATATTGCTGGGAGAAAATAGGAAAAGGCAGGCTGGGGTATTTCCTGGCCTGGATTCCTCTTTTGGGTTCCCTGGGTATTGCCATTGGATATGCCATCATCGTAGGATGGGTGATAAGAGCCCTGGCCGGTTCCGTAACAGGGGCCATCCTTACAGCGGACGCGGCGGCCTATTTCAGCCAGGCCACAGGCGAGTTCGGAAGTATTCCATGGCATGTCCTGGTGGTGGTGACAGCGGCCGGCATCCTTATGTTTGGGGCCACCAAGGGAATTGAGAAAATTAATAAGGTCCTGATGCCTTCTTTCTTTGTATTGTTCGCAATACTGGCCATCCGCGTGGCCTTCCTTCCGGGAGCGGAGGAAGGGTATAAATTCCTCTTTGCCCCGGGTTGGAGCGATTTATTAAAGGTGGATACCTGGGTCATGGCCATGGGACAGGCATTTTTCTCGCTGTCCATCACAGGATCGGGAATGATTGTGTACGGCACCTATCTGGCCAAGACAGAGGATATACCGAAGGCATCCATCCGCACCGCCTTTTTTGATACGGTGGCTGCCATGATGGCTGCCCTTGCCATCATGCCGGCTGTATTCGCATTTGGCATTGAGCCAAACGCAGGCCCGCCCCTTATGTTTATCACCCTGCCTGAGATTTTCCGGCAGATGCCCATGGGAAGGCTGTTCGCGGTGATTTTCTTCCTGTCCGTTGCTTTTGCTGGCATCACCAGCTTAATCAATATGTTTGAGGCGGTAAGCGAGTCATGGCAGAACCGGTTTAAGCTTCCCAGGAAAGCGGCAGTGGCCCTGTGCAGCGGCATTGCCCTGTTAGTGGGGATTTTCCTGGAGTCAGAGCCCAAGGTGGGATCATGGATGGATTTCATCACCATTATTGTGGTGCCCTTTGGCGCAGTGCTGGGGGCTGTATCCATCTATTATATCCTGGGATATAAGGAGATCCGGGAGGAACTGGAAGAAGGGCGTGAAAAGCCCCTGGGAGAGTTCTTCGGACCTTTGGCCAAGCATGTCTATGTGCCATTGGCCGTGATCGTGTTCATACTGGGAATCGTGTATGGCGGAATTGGATGA
- a CDS encoding PHP domain-containing protein produces MLVDMHLHECTYSSDSKINLEEIVTIARGRGLDAVCITDHDSMGLRGYATEYSHRTGFPIFVGIEFFSLQGDITAWGIEDYPGCRVDAQEFINHVNKAGGFCVSCHPFRNNNRGLEENLRVVKGLHGVEVLNGSTALEANRRALSYCRELGLKTIGASDAHTTGQIGKYATWLPEKVDRLEDFVEQLKTRQVRPAVWNGSSYDVVDLF; encoded by the coding sequence ATGCTGGTTGACATGCATCTTCACGAGTGTACTTATTCATCGGACAGCAAAATAAACCTGGAGGAAATCGTGACCATAGCGCGGGGCAGGGGACTGGACGCTGTCTGCATCACGGACCATGACAGCATGGGACTCAGGGGATATGCAACAGAGTATTCACACAGGACCGGTTTCCCAATTTTTGTGGGTATTGAGTTTTTTTCCCTTCAGGGGGATATCACGGCGTGGGGGATTGAAGATTATCCCGGCTGCCGGGTGGATGCCCAGGAATTTATAAACCATGTCAATAAGGCCGGCGGTTTCTGTGTCTCCTGCCATCCTTTCCGGAACAATAACCGCGGTCTGGAGGAAAACCTCCGCGTGGTCAAAGGGCTCCACGGGGTGGAGGTGCTCAACGGCAGTACGGCACTTGAAGCCAACCGCAGGGCTCTCTCGTACTGCCGGGAGTTAGGTCTTAAGACCATAGGGGCCAGCGATGCCCACACCACGGGCCAGATTGGGAAGTATGCCACCTGGCTGCCGGAGAAGGTGGACCGTCTGGAGGATTTCGTGGAACAGCTTAAGACAAGGCAGGTGCGTCCGGCTGTGTGGAACGGAAGCAGCTATGATGTGGTTGATTTGTTTTAA
- a CDS encoding TRAP transporter small permease — MKFMKKLLSCVTSAEYAVMAAAFIAMVASYFISVLNRNFIQASMPWTEEIAVYSMTYMALLGTEVGLRDGTQVAVTAVVDKLHGVVRKIVDLIRQVILVGFAFIMIKAGGALVLKQLQAGQTTPVMKLPMSLMYFSLVLAFGLIFVIQTITLVQQIAEFGKKEGNRT; from the coding sequence ATGAAATTTATGAAAAAACTTCTGTCATGCGTTACATCGGCAGAATATGCAGTCATGGCCGCTGCTTTTATTGCCATGGTCGCTTCCTATTTCATTTCTGTGCTGAATCGGAATTTTATCCAGGCTTCCATGCCCTGGACAGAGGAGATAGCCGTATACAGTATGACCTATATGGCGTTGCTGGGAACAGAGGTGGGTCTAAGAGATGGCACCCAGGTGGCGGTGACTGCCGTGGTGGACAAGCTGCACGGTGTGGTCCGCAAGATTGTTGATCTTATCCGGCAGGTGATTCTGGTGGGATTTGCTTTTATCATGATTAAAGCGGGAGGGGCCCTGGTCTTAAAGCAGCTTCAAGCCGGCCAAACCACGCCTGTGATGAAGCTTCCCATGTCTCTGATGTATTTCTCGCTGGTACTGGCCTTTGGACTCATCTTCGTCATTCAGACCATTACACTGGTACAGCAGATTGCAGAATTCGGAAAGAAAGAGGGAAACAGGACATGA
- a CDS encoding sodium-dependent transporter, producing MEHKRSQWASNIGFILAAAGSAVGLGNIWKFPGKVAAAGGGAFLICYALIVLLVGFPVMLAELSIGRSTQKNVVGAFRRLNPGWSFAGGIGVLTLFVIMSYYSVVGGWVMKYIAVYLTGADFSAFGNDSSRFSAYFADFISRPGEPLIWGAAFLFLCIYVVVRGVSEGIERVSKFLMPGLFVLLTGIVIYAMTLDGAAEGLKYMLAVDPAKFNGGTVVAALGQAFFSLSVGMGIMVTYGSYVPRTENLAKSAGCICILDSLVALLSGLAIVPVVYITAGPEAMGMGGGFAFMALPEVFSRLPGGVFFGSAFFLLLFVAALTSAISILESCIAWLTEEFGFSRLKATLFLMIPMSFLSAGYSLSQGAMDIKLPWFDFTNGVQYLPMNAVMEKFTDNLMIPLGALFFCLFVGWVWGTDNASKEIEASGHSMAWKRLWAFLLKFLAPAVIMVILYFTVGRGQGLS from the coding sequence ATGGAACATAAAAGAAGTCAATGGGCCAGCAACATAGGTTTTATTCTGGCCGCCGCAGGAAGTGCTGTGGGATTGGGAAATATATGGAAATTTCCGGGAAAGGTGGCCGCCGCAGGAGGCGGAGCGTTTTTAATCTGTTATGCCCTGATTGTCCTGCTCGTAGGATTCCCGGTCATGCTGGCAGAGCTTTCCATCGGGCGCAGCACCCAGAAAAATGTAGTTGGCGCCTTTCGCCGGCTGAACCCGGGCTGGAGCTTTGCAGGCGGCATCGGCGTCCTGACTTTGTTTGTAATCATGTCCTACTACAGTGTGGTGGGAGGATGGGTGATGAAATACATTGCGGTGTATCTCACCGGAGCGGATTTCAGCGCCTTTGGAAATGACAGCAGCAGATTTTCCGCTTATTTTGCAGATTTCATATCACGGCCCGGGGAACCGCTTATATGGGGCGCTGCCTTCCTGTTTCTGTGTATCTACGTGGTTGTGCGGGGCGTGTCGGAAGGGATTGAACGGGTCAGTAAATTTTTAATGCCCGGCCTGTTCGTACTGTTAACCGGGATCGTCATCTATGCCATGACTCTGGATGGGGCTGCCGAGGGTCTTAAATATATGCTGGCCGTGGACCCCGCAAAATTCAACGGAGGAACCGTGGTGGCCGCCCTGGGCCAGGCCTTCTTCTCCCTCAGCGTGGGAATGGGCATCATGGTGACCTATGGCTCCTATGTGCCCAGGACAGAGAACCTGGCAAAAAGCGCCGGCTGTATCTGCATTCTGGACAGCCTTGTGGCTCTCCTGTCCGGACTTGCCATCGTGCCTGTGGTCTATATCACCGCTGGTCCCGAAGCCATGGGTATGGGAGGCGGTTTTGCCTTCATGGCTCTTCCTGAGGTGTTCAGCCGGCTGCCCGGCGGCGTGTTCTTCGGGTCTGCCTTCTTCCTTCTGCTGTTCGTGGCAGCCCTGACCAGCGCCATCAGTATCCTTGAGAGCTGCATCGCATGGCTTACGGAAGAATTCGGTTTCTCCAGGCTGAAAGCCACCCTGTTTCTTATGATTCCCATGTCATTCTTAAGCGCGGGCTATTCGCTGTCCCAGGGAGCCATGGACATAAAGCTTCCGTGGTTTGATTTTACCAATGGCGTCCAATACCTTCCCATGAACGCTGTCATGGAAAAATTCACCGACAATCTGATGATTCCTCTGGGAGCCCTGTTCTTCTGCCTCTTTGTGGGATGGGTATGGGGAACGGACAATGCCTCAAAAGAAATTGAAGCCTCCGGCCACAGCATGGCCTGGAAACGCCTATGGGCCTTTCTGTTAAAGTTCCTGGCTCCGGCGGTTATTATGGTCATATTATATTTTACGGTTGGACGCGGACAGGGCCTGTCCTGA
- a CDS encoding TRAP transporter large permease produces the protein MNAGLILFLIFILCLVIGVPVSISLSVASLTAVVFGGLPASSTAIAQRIFGGLQSSSIMAIAFFVLAGNLMTKGGISRRIVDFADCLVGNVRGGMSLALVLACAFFAALSGSAPATVIAIGTMLYGDMIKKGYPGPRTAGLLVVSGGLGPIIPPSIIMVIYCTLTGASVGNMFKQGMMIGIVIMLVLMVEVLWFAHKEKWPKQNVKRTPAEVVKVFLDAIPALLTPIIILGGIYSGMLTATESAAVAVVWAAIAGAFIYRELNLPDTIQIIKDSAKSSAMILFIIAASTAFSWVFTISGASKALVDTVIGMNLNAAMFCLVVAVILLIFGTFMEGTAIAVLLVPVLWPIAQSMGINVVHFGIIVCVSNVVGTMTPPVAVNIYSAATVSRLKMGEIAKAEIPFLVGYVGVFFLCVFSEWFCTFLT, from the coding sequence ATGAATGCAGGATTGATTTTATTTTTGATTTTTATTCTTTGCCTGGTGATCGGGGTACCGGTGTCCATCTCCTTGAGTGTGGCTTCTCTGACGGCCGTGGTGTTCGGGGGCCTTCCGGCCTCCTCCACGGCTATCGCCCAAAGGATCTTTGGCGGGCTGCAGTCCAGCTCTATCATGGCCATCGCATTTTTCGTGTTGGCTGGCAATCTGATGACGAAGGGTGGAATTTCCAGGCGGATTGTAGATTTTGCGGACTGCCTGGTGGGCAACGTGAGAGGCGGTATGAGCCTGGCGCTGGTACTGGCCTGTGCTTTCTTTGCTGCCCTGTCTGGATCGGCCCCGGCAACAGTCATTGCCATCGGAACCATGCTCTACGGGGATATGATCAAAAAGGGCTATCCAGGGCCGCGAACCGCAGGACTTCTGGTGGTGTCCGGTGGGCTTGGGCCCATCATCCCGCCATCTATTATCATGGTGATTTATTGTACGCTGACCGGTGCCTCTGTTGGAAATATGTTCAAGCAGGGTATGATGATTGGTATCGTGATTATGTTGGTGCTGATGGTGGAGGTGCTGTGGTTTGCCCATAAGGAAAAGTGGCCGAAACAGAATGTGAAGCGCACGCCCGCCGAGGTGGTGAAGGTTTTTCTGGACGCCATTCCGGCATTGCTTACACCCATCATTATTCTGGGAGGAATCTATTCCGGTATGTTGACCGCCACGGAGAGCGCTGCGGTGGCTGTTGTATGGGCAGCTATAGCCGGAGCTTTCATCTATCGTGAGCTGAATCTGCCGGATACGATCCAAATCATCAAGGACTCCGCCAAGAGTTCTGCTATGATACTGTTCATCATCGCCGCGTCCACAGCCTTTTCATGGGTGTTCACAATCTCAGGCGCGTCCAAGGCTCTGGTGGATACGGTGATTGGCATGAATCTAAATGCAGCAATGTTCTGCCTGGTGGTAGCAGTGATTCTCCTGATTTTCGGAACCTTTATGGAGGGGACAGCCATAGCTGTTTTGTTGGTTCCGGTGCTGTGGCCTATTGCCCAGAGCATGGGCATTAATGTAGTACATTTTGGAATAATTGTGTGCGTTTCCAATGTAGTGGGAACAATGACGCCTCCGGTAGCGGTGAACATCTACTCGGCGGCCACAGTGTCAAGGCTGAAGATGGGAGAGATCGCCAAGGCGGAGATTCCGTTTTTGGTTGGCTATGTGGGAGTATTTTTTCTGTGTGTATTCTCAGAATGGTTTTGTACGTTTCTCACCTAA
- a CDS encoding ABC transporter ATP-binding protein, translated as MYLELDHLKKHFDGREVVRDLSLTLEQGQLLCILGASGCGKTTTLNMIGGFLDPDSGSVRLDGEDITHIPPEQRPVTTVFQSYGLFPHMTVLQNVIYGLKFRGVKREQARQKGMRYLEMVGLADYARAYIQEISGGQQQRVALARALIVEPKLCLLDEPFCNLDAALRTKMRHELKRLQKDLGLTMVFVTHDQEEAIILADRIAIMDQGELVQNDAPLELCRRPASPFVAEFMDLESLVWTEDGRLLKIIKR; from the coding sequence GTGTATCTTGAACTTGACCATTTAAAAAAACACTTTGACGGCAGGGAGGTGGTGCGGGATCTGTCCCTTACCCTGGAACAGGGCCAGCTTCTCTGCATCCTTGGCGCGTCAGGGTGTGGGAAGACTACGACCCTCAATATGATAGGAGGCTTTCTGGATCCGGACAGCGGCAGCGTGCGGCTGGACGGCGAGGACATTACCCATATCCCTCCGGAACAGCGTCCGGTTACAACTGTATTCCAGTCCTACGGCCTGTTTCCCCATATGACAGTGCTTCAGAATGTAATTTACGGTCTGAAATTCAGGGGAGTGAAGCGGGAGCAGGCCCGACAGAAAGGGATGCGTTATCTTGAAATGGTAGGCCTTGCAGATTATGCCCGGGCCTATATCCAGGAAATCAGCGGAGGCCAGCAGCAGAGAGTGGCCCTTGCCAGGGCGCTGATTGTAGAGCCCAAGCTGTGCCTGCTGGATGAGCCCTTCTGCAACCTGGACGCTGCCCTGCGCACCAAAATGCGCCATGAGCTGAAGCGGCTCCAGAAAGACCTGGGGCTGACCATGGTGTTCGTCACCCACGACCAGGAGGAGGCCATTATCCTGGCAGACCGCATCGCCATCATGGACCAGGGCGAGCTGGTCCAGAATGACGCGCCCCTGGAACTTTGCCGGAGGCCGGCCAGCCCGTTTGTAGCCGAATTCATGGACCTGGAGAGCCTCGTATGGACAGAGGACGGCAGGCTGCTCAAGATTATTAAGAGATAG
- a CDS encoding TRAP transporter substrate-binding protein yields the protein MLKRTYLLSGIAVLTALGLMACGSSGSGQTEAKGSVSGNSGPEAAANEGALNFTMALVDNSQSNYYKGAEKIAELVSEATEGNIQLTIQAGGVLGGEADTLDMAIQGDLDIATCANSVLSNYIPEMSILDQAFLWDSADQANYAVQNELGDLISAEAEKHGLHVIGYLESGFRDVFSKKPIQTPADFKGVKIRVMQNEGQLAAFTAFGANPVAISASEQFTALQQGTIDACENAVSNCWINKYYEAGVNSITNTKHCFVYIPICMSDNAWNKIPEDMREPFANAVQEGCKAQWTYLNEANAEAVENLEGAGVTFYDIDTEGLKAKYQAAQEKAGASYDEKWIAAVDAAKRAVQ from the coding sequence GTGTTGAAAAGAACGTATTTATTATCAGGAATTGCGGTACTGACAGCTCTTGGGCTTATGGCCTGCGGCTCATCCGGCAGCGGACAAACAGAGGCAAAGGGAAGCGTTTCGGGGAACAGCGGGCCGGAAGCTGCTGCCAATGAAGGAGCTCTGAATTTCACAATGGCATTGGTGGATAATTCCCAGTCAAATTATTACAAGGGAGCAGAAAAGATTGCCGAGCTGGTGAGTGAGGCCACGGAAGGAAACATCCAGCTTACCATCCAGGCGGGCGGTGTTCTGGGTGGAGAGGCAGATACCCTGGATATGGCGATCCAGGGTGATCTGGACATCGCTACCTGCGCTAATTCCGTTTTGAGCAACTATATTCCCGAGATGTCTATTTTAGACCAGGCCTTTCTCTGGGACAGCGCGGACCAGGCTAATTACGCGGTACAGAATGAGTTGGGAGATCTGATTTCTGCCGAGGCGGAAAAGCATGGACTTCACGTCATTGGCTATTTGGAGTCAGGATTTCGGGATGTGTTCTCCAAGAAACCGATTCAGACCCCGGCAGATTTCAAGGGCGTAAAGATTCGGGTGATGCAGAACGAGGGCCAGCTGGCGGCATTTACTGCTTTTGGGGCTAATCCGGTGGCCATCTCTGCCTCCGAGCAGTTCACAGCGCTGCAGCAGGGAACCATTGATGCCTGTGAGAATGCAGTATCTAACTGCTGGATTAATAAATATTATGAGGCAGGAGTGAATTCTATCACGAACACAAAGCACTGCTTCGTCTACATTCCGATCTGTATGAGCGACAACGCCTGGAACAAGATTCCTGAAGACATGAGAGAGCCCTTTGCCAATGCGGTGCAGGAGGGATGCAAGGCCCAGTGGACTTATCTGAACGAGGCTAATGCAGAGGCAGTGGAAAATTTAGAGGGTGCGGGTGTGACCTTCTATGATATTGATACCGAGGGGTTAAAGGCAAAGTATCAGGCGGCCCAGGAAAAGGCCGGTGCTTCCTACGACGAGAAATGGATAGCAGCTGTCGACGCAGCCAAGAGGGCGGTGCAGTAG
- a CDS encoding ABC transporter permease: MNRFDSTHGNMNADKHRNMHGDMYGKRASKDVLFGIAGYGADKLLLAVLLASLFLFVFWPMLCILIRSLWDGKSISYDSYASVWNQYRGNLCNSVFVGICASLLCTAFSTAAALFLATRRGAVRLLCMALLLITMVSPPFVSSLAYIQLYGRRGWIAYRLLGLSWDPYNCWGVILMQSLSFVPLNALFLGGILTRLDGDSIRAARDLGASPRAILGDIVLPLIRPGIWVALLLSFVRSLADFGTPVIIGGRFSTIASEIYLQLVGYSNLEKASAMNMVLMLPSIAAFFIYRKLMKRSDMLTEGSRGRQEPLALSLGKCGAAGILSNLGSIIFFFMMALQYGCIFISGFLKSTRGVYSFTTRYLEQMVRFDLDTMGRSVAYAFIVSLAGTLFAMLFAYYMERRQIPGRNFFDCLVTLPYMLPGTCFGIGYILAFNSPPLKLTGTALIVISNMLFKQLPTATKICSATLTQVPRAQEKAVRDLGGGQLSVLKTVILPGLKPAFLSCFVYNFSSSMTTAGAILFLIDPGRKLAVFKLFDAVYTGDYALASLIATSIILVVLAVEGMAYLITWKAGKRRVS, from the coding sequence ATGAATAGGTTTGACAGCACCCATGGAAACATGAATGCAGATAAACACAGAAACATGCATGGAGACATGTATGGCAAAAGGGCATCGAAAGATGTCCTTTTTGGCATTGCGGGATATGGGGCGGATAAACTGCTGCTGGCAGTTCTGCTGGCCAGCCTTTTCCTGTTTGTGTTCTGGCCCATGCTCTGCATCCTGATTAGGAGCCTTTGGGACGGGAAATCCATAAGCTATGACTCCTATGCTTCTGTCTGGAACCAATACAGGGGAAATCTCTGTAACAGTGTGTTCGTGGGTATATGCGCATCCCTTCTCTGCACTGCCTTCTCCACGGCGGCGGCCCTGTTCCTGGCCACAAGACGGGGAGCCGTCAGACTGCTCTGCATGGCGCTTCTGCTGATTACCATGGTCTCACCGCCCTTTGTGTCATCCCTGGCTTATATCCAGCTCTATGGACGCCGGGGGTGGATTGCCTACCGGCTGCTGGGGCTGAGCTGGGACCCCTATAACTGCTGGGGTGTCATCCTGATGCAGAGCCTTTCCTTTGTACCCTTAAATGCCCTGTTCCTGGGGGGAATCCTGACCAGGCTGGATGGAGACAGCATCCGGGCAGCCAGGGACCTGGGAGCCAGCCCCAGGGCCATTTTGGGTGACATTGTACTGCCTCTGATACGGCCGGGGATCTGGGTGGCCCTGCTCCTTTCCTTTGTCCGTTCCCTGGCGGATTTTGGAACTCCGGTCATCATCGGAGGGCGGTTCAGCACAATTGCGTCAGAGATATATCTTCAGCTGGTGGGATACTCCAACCTGGAGAAGGCCTCCGCCATGAACATGGTTCTGATGCTTCCGTCCATAGCCGCGTTTTTCATTTACCGGAAACTGATGAAGCGTTCGGATATGCTGACAGAGGGAAGCAGAGGGAGACAGGAGCCGCTGGCCCTTTCACTGGGAAAATGCGGGGCGGCAGGGATTCTCTCAAACCTGGGAAGCATAATATTCTTTTTTATGATGGCTCTGCAGTACGGATGCATATTCATATCCGGCTTCCTCAAAAGCACCAGGGGAGTGTATTCCTTTACCACGCGTTATCTGGAGCAGATGGTCCGCTTTGACCTGGACACCATGGGGCGGAGCGTGGCATATGCGTTCATAGTATCCCTGGCCGGAACCCTTTTTGCAATGCTGTTCGCTTATTACATGGAGCGGAGACAGATTCCCGGCCGGAATTTCTTTGATTGTCTGGTCACGCTGCCCTATATGCTGCCGGGAACCTGCTTTGGAATCGGCTATATACTGGCCTTTAATTCTCCGCCCTTAAAGCTGACAGGAACGGCCCTGATTGTCATTTCCAACATGCTGTTCAAGCAGCTTCCCACGGCCACAAAGATTTGTTCCGCCACCCTGACACAGGTGCCCAGGGCACAGGAAAAAGCGGTGCGGGACCTGGGAGGCGGCCAGCTTTCGGTGCTTAAGACCGTAATACTGCCCGGTCTTAAGCCGGCTTTTCTCAGTTGTTTTGTATATAACTTTTCCAGCAGCATGACTACGGCGGGAGCAATCCTGTTTCTCATAGATCCGGGCCGTAAGCTGGCAGTGTTTAAACTTTTTGACGCGGTTTATACCGGGGACTACGCCCTGGCCTCCCTGATTGCCACCAGCATTATACTGGTGGTGCTGGCGGTGGAAGGCATGGCTTATTTAATAACATGGAAGGCAGGTAAGCGGCGTGTATCTTGA
- a CDS encoding ABC transporter substrate-binding protein, producing MRKKMITLLMALSMVPALAACGSSNNTGNNTSESATEAQTGETTAAQETEAQSQEETKAETKAEAPALSGTMKVVATSENYVTLFDKFTEDTGVKAELLSMSSGEVLSKLRAEGGTPSADLWFGGGIDAFMSAKDDGLLEQVSFDASADLAEEFKDPEGYWYSKGITIVGFLINDGLMEELNIEAPANWDDLLKSEYEGEIIMSNPAVSGTNYAVVNALLQAKGEDEGWSYFEGLNKNIAYYAKRGSDPKNKVTADEYAIGITYIDGTIESLLDEYDVSIVYPEDGIPWVPEGVAAFKNAENGDAARYFIEWLFSNDDNLRMLAEIDQKNSVKTIKPSLEGLDLGYDTGMLMKEDLSLFGEKRTEILEHFEALMGDKAADE from the coding sequence ATGAGAAAGAAAATGATTACCCTGTTAATGGCATTGTCCATGGTGCCGGCACTGGCAGCCTGCGGGAGCAGCAATAACACAGGCAATAATACCAGCGAGTCCGCCACCGAAGCACAGACCGGGGAAACCACCGCAGCCCAGGAGACTGAAGCTCAGAGCCAGGAGGAAACCAAAGCGGAAACAAAAGCAGAAGCCCCGGCTCTCTCCGGCACCATGAAGGTGGTAGCTACCAGCGAGAATTATGTAACCCTGTTTGACAAATTCACTGAGGATACCGGCGTTAAGGCAGAGCTGCTCTCCATGTCCTCGGGAGAGGTGCTTTCCAAGCTCCGCGCGGAGGGCGGCACCCCTTCTGCCGATTTATGGTTTGGAGGCGGTATCGACGCATTCATGAGCGCAAAGGATGACGGACTGTTAGAGCAGGTTTCATTTGATGCTTCTGCGGACCTGGCGGAGGAGTTTAAGGACCCGGAAGGCTACTGGTATTCCAAGGGAATTACCATTGTAGGCTTTCTGATCAATGACGGCCTCATGGAGGAGCTCAATATAGAGGCTCCCGCCAACTGGGATGATTTGTTAAAGTCCGAATACGAAGGCGAAATCATCATGTCCAACCCGGCTGTATCTGGTACCAACTATGCCGTGGTCAATGCCCTGCTTCAGGCTAAGGGGGAAGATGAAGGCTGGTCCTATTTTGAAGGACTGAATAAGAACATAGCTTACTATGCAAAACGCGGCTCCGACCCTAAGAATAAGGTAACCGCAGATGAATATGCCATCGGCATCACATACATTGACGGTACCATCGAGTCTCTGTTAGACGAGTATGATGTGTCCATTGTTTACCCGGAGGACGGTATTCCGTGGGTACCCGAGGGAGTGGCGGCATTTAAGAACGCTGAGAACGGGGACGCGGCCAGGTACTTCATAGAGTGGCTGTTTAGCAATGACGATAATCTGCGGATGCTGGCAGAGATAGACCAGAAGAACAGCGTAAAGACCATCAAGCCATCCCTGGAAGGACTGGACCTGGGGTATGACACCGGCATGCTGATGAAGGAGGATCTGTCCCTGTTCGGTGAAAAGCGTACGGAAATCCTGGAGCATTTTGAGGCGCTGATGGGAGATAAGGCAGCAGATGAATAG
- a CDS encoding FadR/GntR family transcriptional regulator → MRQKTETLSERVAVKIRQYIIENEMKAGDRLPNELQMAEYCEVGRGTVRDAIKLLRFEGLVEVVQGSGTYLLRQKQKPIEISEGETSNLLGAFLPEELPNKALEFSEVRLMLEPDIAALAATNATYEDCRKLMELEAEVRWQIQMQESHYEKDMAFHLQIARCSKNEIACRLMEIVVKGIPLFCKVTNDELANQTVKFHHMISESIERGDASGARYSMIDHLNSTRRKIIEEIEQQKTRKVIE, encoded by the coding sequence GTGAGACAAAAGACGGAGACGCTCTCGGAGCGGGTGGCCGTGAAGATACGGCAGTATATTATTGAGAATGAGATGAAGGCGGGCGATAGGCTTCCAAATGAGCTGCAGATGGCGGAATACTGCGAGGTTGGCAGAGGGACTGTCCGGGACGCGATAAAGCTGCTGCGGTTTGAAGGGTTGGTGGAGGTGGTTCAAGGCAGCGGCACCTATCTTTTGAGGCAGAAGCAAAAGCCGATTGAGATCAGCGAGGGAGAGACGTCAAACCTTCTGGGAGCATTTTTGCCGGAAGAGCTGCCAAACAAAGCGCTGGAGTTTTCAGAAGTAAGGCTGATGCTGGAACCGGATATCGCTGCCCTGGCAGCTACCAACGCGACTTATGAGGACTGCCGGAAACTGATGGAGCTGGAGGCGGAGGTGCGCTGGCAGATCCAGATGCAGGAATCCCATTATGAGAAGGATATGGCGTTCCATCTTCAGATTGCCAGGTGTTCTAAGAATGAGATTGCCTGCAGGCTGATGGAGATTGTGGTTAAGGGAATCCCTTTGTTCTGTAAGGTCACAAATGATGAGCTGGCAAATCAGACTGTGAAATTCCATCACATGATTTCGGAATCTATTGAACGGGGAGATGCCAGTGGAGCCCGTTACAGTATGATCGATCACTTAAACAGTACCCGAAGAAAGATTATTGAGGAGATTGAACAGCAGAAGACGAGAAAAGTCATCGAATGA